The following are encoded in a window of Oncorhynchus keta strain PuntledgeMale-10-30-2019 chromosome 10, Oket_V2, whole genome shotgun sequence genomic DNA:
- the LOC118388809 gene encoding prolargin: protein MKTGVGLYTALVLCLLMGTVFLQRPRPKKPPKPPKPSKRPSFKPAPPPKEPEPQEPTDFPPPVVGPPSMFSDCPRECFCPPSFPNALYCENRNLRTVPVIPSRVQYLYLQNNYISEVTAEPFNNATELRWVNMANNRIKKVDKQVFEKVPGLLFLYMERNQLKEVPDDLPAGLEQLRLSHNQISKIPSGAFGKMEHLALLDLHHNKLSDSDMGKNTFKDLKNLVQLNLAHNILKKMPANIPNGIAQLFLDRNNIDNIPKDYFQGFSNLAFVRLNYNQLSDKGVPKAVFNVSTLLDLHLAHNQLTSVPLFNPQLEHLHLNHNSIESINGTQLCPFSLSSESLTDEALMPRLRYLRLDGNHLSPPVPLDVIMCFRHLKSIVV, encoded by the exons ATGAAGACAGGTGTGGGACTCTACACTGCCCTGGTGCTCTGTCTCCTGATGGGGACAGTGTTTTTACAGAGACCACGGCCTAAGAAACCTCCTAAGCCTCCAAAGCCCAGCAAGCGCCCCTCCTTCAAGCCTGCCCCGCCACCTAAGGAACCAGAACCCCAGGAGCCCACAGATTTCCCCCCTCCCGTTGTTGGCCCCCCTTCCATGTTCTCTGACTGTCCCCGGGAGTGTTTCTGCCCCCCTTCCTTCCCCAATGCCCTCTATTGCGAGAACCGGAACCTCCGTACGGTCCCTGTGATCCCGTCCAGAGTACAATACCTGTACCTGCAGAACAACTACATCTCCGAGGTAACGGCGGAACCCTTCAACAATGCCACAGAGCTGAGATGGGTCAACATGGCCAACAACCGCATCAAAAAAGTGGACAAGCAG GTGTTTGAGAAGGTACCTGGTCTGTTGTTTCTCTACATGGAGAGGAACCAACTGAAGGAGGTTCCTGATGACCTGCCAGCTGGGTTGGAGCAGCTCAGACTCAGCCACAACCAGATCTCCAAGATCCCATCTGGAGCCTTCGGCAAGATGGAGCACCTCGCTCTGCTCGACCTGCACCACAACAAG TTGAGTGACAGTGACATGGGGAAGAACACTTTTAAAGACCTGAAGAACCTGGTTCAGCTGAACTTGGCCCACAACATCCTGAAGAAGATGCCAGCTAACATCCCCAACGGCATCGCACAGCTATTCCTGGACAGGAACAACATTGACAACATCCCTAA GGACTACTTCCAAGGCTTCTCCAACCTGGCGTTTGTGAGGCTCAACTACAACCAGCTGAGTGATAAGGGAGTCCCTAAGGCTGTGTTCAACGTATCCACTCTGCTAGACCTTCACCTGGCCCACAACCAGCTCACCTCCGTCCCCCTGTTCAACCCCCAGCTGGAGCACTTGCACCTCAACCACAACAGCATCGAGA gtATTAATGGGACCCAGCTGTGTCCATTTAGTCTGTCCTCTGAGAGTCTGACTGATGAAGCTCTGATGCCCAGGCTCAG GTACCTGCGTCTGGATGGGAACCACCTGAGTCCTCCTGTCCCTCTAGATGTCATCATGTGTTTCAGACACCTCAAGTCCATCGTTGTCTAG